The genomic DNA GGCGCTGAAAGAGAAGAAGGAGGATAAGAATAACAACAATGGGGAGGACGGTAAGAACGGGTAATGAGGAATGTCCTGTGGCTTTTTCAGATGGGCCTTTTGTACGCCGTAACTTTTCCGCTGGTTATTCTGCCTTTAAGGTTGGCGCTCAGAGTTGGTTCCCTTATAGGGGTGATCGGGTATTTTGTATGGGGGAGCAGGAGAAGAATCGCTGTTGATAACATCAGTCATGCCATCCGGGCAGGGTTTATAGATAATAGTGTTCCTGTAACTGAGTTAGTAAAAGAGCATTTCAGAAACCTTGGGATGTCTGCTGTTGAGATAGCCAGAATTTACCACGGGTTTGGAAGCAGGATACTGGATAGAATAGAGGTTGAGGGGCTTGATAATTATCAGAGGGCGAGGGAGAAGGGAATGGGCATCCTCCTGATTACCGGTCACTGTGGTAACTGGGAACTCCTTGCACTTGCCGTTTCCTGCAAAGTATCCCCGGTCGGCGCTGTGGCGAGACCCATAAACAATCCATATTTAAATAGCCTCATCGAGCGGGTCAGAAAGAGATACGGCAACTCGGTGATATACAAAAAGGGTGCGCTCAGGGCCATAATCTCCAGGCTCAGGAAGGGTGGTGCAGTGGGAATACTCATTGACCAGAGTGTCCTGCCCGCCGAGGGTGTTGTAGTTGAGTTCCTTGGCAGGCCAGCCTGGACAATCAAGTCACCGAGCCTCATTGCAAGAAAGACCGGGGCTTCGGTAGTGCCTGTCTTTATAAGGCGGAGGGATAACGGGAGTCACGTGGTGGAGATACATCCTGAGGTGGAACTCTCTGACGCAGAAGACCTCGAAAGAGCGGTTCTTGAGGATACGAAGAGGTTTACATCTTTTGTTGAGAGATATATAGTTAAAAATCCTACGGAATGGCTCTGGATTCACCGAAGGTGGAAGAGGACTTAAAATTGGTTAATATATTGACCTGAACCTGCCCGTGCTGCTGTCAAAGAGAATGGTGTCGACAACTTTTCCCTTGTCCTTTACTTTTGCCTTTATAAACCTGCCGCTTATCTCTTCTATCTCCACATCAAGCCCTTTCTTGTTGTAATAGTCCCTTATTGCCCTCTCTGCTTTTTCAGGACTCGTCTGTATTGTACAGATGCCGTAAGTGCTGCAGAGTGAGCAGAAGTCGCCATAGGGTGTTACAGGCTGCTGCTTTTGTTGTGCAAATTGCTGTGCAGAAATTGAAGGCGCTGTCAGCATGAATAAAATTATTGCCAACCCTGCCGAATATTTCATTTTACTTAGCATTTTCCCCATTTGTTTTTTTGTTTTTTTCTGTAACC from Nitrospirota bacterium includes the following:
- a CDS encoding lysophospholipid acyltransferase family protein, whose protein sequence is MGLLYAVTFPLVILPLRLALRVGSLIGVIGYFVWGSRRRIAVDNISHAIRAGFIDNSVPVTELVKEHFRNLGMSAVEIARIYHGFGSRILDRIEVEGLDNYQRAREKGMGILLITGHCGNWELLALAVSCKVSPVGAVARPINNPYLNSLIERVRKRYGNSVIYKKGALRAIISRLRKGGAVGILIDQSVLPAEGVVVEFLGRPAWTIKSPSLIARKTGASVVPVFIRRRDNGSHVVEIHPEVELSDAEDLERAVLEDTKRFTSFVERYIVKNPTEWLWIHRRWKRT